One Punica granatum isolate Tunisia-2019 chromosome 3, ASM765513v2, whole genome shotgun sequence genomic window carries:
- the LOC116198830 gene encoding cytosolic sulfotransferase 12-like — protein MLTDECRELMGSLPSEKGWVLSSSTLYYLYRGFWYGALHMNGTLLTQRHFRSLAGPTQQNHHQSPSIYIYIFFKSILHFTANVLPDYPSLSSTMSAPNSSRLPKYLQEVDNLTDECRELISTLPSEMGWLPMFMHFYQGFWYTTRQLSAILPVQHHFKALDSDIVLVSTPKSGTTWLKAILFALLNRSYCYSNIKGDHPLLQKNPHELVPFLEFLHMLDTNPDLSSFTSPRLLATHIPFGSLPESMKDSECKIVYLCRNPKDTYVSLWQFTNKLLPKETGTTSPLEETFDKFCRGVSVYGPFWDHVLGYYNASLEMPHKVFFLTYEEMKEKPIEQLKRLADFLGCPFSEDEEEVDGGVDEILRLCSFDNLSKLEVNQNGKLSTGHENKSFFRKGEVGDWVSYLTPDMIERIDRITEEKFHGSGLKL, from the coding sequence ATGCTAACAGATGAATGCAGAGAACTCATGGGGTCCCTCCCATCCGAGAAGGGATGGGTCTTGAGCTCGAGCACCCTCTACTACCTCTACCGGGGCTTCTGGTACGGGGCCCTCCACATGAACGGCACCCTCTTGACTCAACGCCACTTTAGGTCCCTGGCCGGACCCACACAACAAAACCATCATCAGTCaccatctatctatatatatatcttcttcaAGTCAATTCTTCACTTCACTGCCAACGTACTTCCTGATTACCCCTCTCTCTCATCCACCATGTCAGCCCCTAACAGCTCTCGCCTCCCCAAATATCTCCAAGAAGTCGACAACCTAACAGATGAATGTAGAGAACTCATTAGCACACTCCCATCCGAGATGGGTTGGCTCCCGATGTTCATGCACTTCTACCAGGGCTTCTGGTACACCACCCGCCAACTGAGCGCGATCCTCCCGGTTCAACACCACTTCAAGGCTCTGGACTCCGACATCGTCCTTGTGTCCACCCCCAAGTCAGGCACAACATGGCTTAAAGCCATTCTCTTTGCCCTCCTAAACCGATCCTACTGCTATTCCAATATAAAAGGGGATCATCCCTTGCTCCAGAAAAATCCGCACGAACTCGTACCTTTCCTGGAATTCCTCCACATGTTGGACACGAATCCGGACCTCTCCTCATTCACTTCCCCAAGGCTGTTAGCCACCCACATCCCCTTCGGATCACTTCCAGAGTCCATGAAGGATTCCGAATGCAAGATTGTGTACTTGTGCAGGAACCCGAAGGACACATATGTCTCCCTATGGCAATTTACAAATAAGTTGCTGCCCAAGGAAACTGGGACGACAAGCCCACTTGAGGAGACTTTTGACAAGTTTTGCAGAGGGGTGAGCGTGTATGGACCATTCTGGGACCATGTCCTGGGCTACTACAATGCCAGCTTGGAGATGCCCCATAAGGTCTTTTTTCTAACGTACGAGGAAATGAAGGAGAAACCTATTGAGCAGTTGAAGAGATTGGCTGATTTCCTGGGCTGCCCTTTCTCGGAAGACGAGGAGGAGGTTGATGGTGGGGTTGATGAGATCCTACGGCTCTGCAGCTTCGACAATTTGAGCAAGCTAGAGGTGAATCAGAACGGGAAACTCTCAACAGGGCACGAGAACAAGTCGTTCTTCAGAAAGGGCGAAGTGGGAGATTGGGTAAGCTATTTGACTCCCGATATGATTGAGAGGATCGACCGCATCACTGAGGAGAAGTTCCATGGGTCAGGTTTAAAGCTCTAG